GCGAAGCTAAAAACGATACTGATGAAGGCCGCTTTGAAGTAAAAGAAGCTTTCATGAAGCTGGGCGGTATGGATTATTTGCCGGAAGACGCACATGTCTGGGCAGGTCGCCGCTTCCTGAATCGTTCTGCAGGTCTGTTATCCGGTGAATTCTGGAAGCAGTCTTCCGGTATGGGCTTTGGTTATGAGCAAAGCGGTACCGGTATTGCACTGGTTTCTGTTGATCCGGGTGAAGGCAAAGTAAAAAAAGATATTGAAGATAAAGTAGGGCAGCGTGCCACAATGCACTCTCTCGATCTTTACACCTATGGTCACGAAGGTTTGGGCGGTAGCTTCGATTTTGACCTGAAAATCATGCAGCAGGGCTCTGAAACGAAGTTTAAGCAGGCTTACGGTAAAGACTCAGCTACCGATGGTATTGGCTTAGCTGTTACCTATAACCGCGACTGGTATGGTTTTGATGGTTGGTCTCAGACTGGTTTGGCATACGGTGAAGGCATGGCTGCTAACCGTGGTGTTAACTTCGGTGCCTGGTCTGGTGGCTTTGACCACGGTCTGGATGGTGCAGGTGCTGCTACCAATAAAGACGCGAAAACCTGGTTCTTTACCTCTTACGGTGTCCTGAATATCAGCGATAACTGGCAGATGGGCTCTGAAGTCACTTACCTCTACGGTAAGAATATCTTCGGTTTGAGCAAAGAAGGTGAGACCGATACCATCCATCGCGGTCTGGTAGCCGTTCGCCCAACTTATCGGGTACACGACAATTTCCGTTGGGAGTGGACTGCTTCCTACGCTTATCAGGATGCTCCGGCTGGTTGGATTTACGATGAGTGGAGTAAAGGCGGCAGTGGCCCGGCTACCGGTGCCAGCGGTAAAGCCAACTTCTATACCGTAGAGATGGCAGGTGTGTTTACTGTGAACGCTGATTACTTTGGTCGCCCACAGATCAAACCTTT
Above is a window of Endozoicomonas montiporae CL-33 DNA encoding:
- a CDS encoding carbohydrate porin, with translation MSKRFFKVVPLAAAVSAVMFTGNVLAEESTESVIQEVVSNPTDILTDGWTVNGYIRTGVRFTDKGISTHNEFGKPDYHTAGTTGHNANQVEFVIGKKTEFQNGVWSELGIRAEYGNGNSYFYSSPGSEAKNDTDEGRFEVKEAFMKLGGMDYLPEDAHVWAGRRFLNRSAGLLSGEFWKQSSGMGFGYEQSGTGIALVSVDPGEGKVKKDIEDKVGQRATMHSLDLYTYGHEGLGGSFDFDLKIMQQGSETKFKQAYGKDSATDGIGLAVTYNRDWYGFDGWSQTGLAYGEGMAANRGVNFGAWSGGFDHGLDGAGAATNKDAKTWFFTSYGVLNISDNWQMGSEVTYLYGKNIFGLSKEGETDTIHRGLVAVRPTYRVHDNFRWEWTASYAYQDAPAGWIYDEWSKGGSGPATGASGKANFYTVEMAGVFTVNADYFGRPQIKPFVTYLYKDAKEGYGWGEEFGKKKGVWQFGVEAEIWF